One window of the Candidatus Zixiibacteriota bacterium genome contains the following:
- a CDS encoding exported hypothetical protein (Evidence 5 : Unknown function) codes for MARLTKIMAIFAVLAIIVVGCQNQPNSTLSPTSSAVPNMAPKFILPAGATLDSAIFYIFVQTPTNQPVYLYRVTQDWAEMTVTWNNFGSSIAPGAYGSFMADAQTWRSVDITALAAEWFNGTYPNYGFLLKQLDEQYPRTVYRSRENVALQPYLKVCYTLDGGEVCTQELPIADAEINQLYPNDNFGSLILLYTGWNSPTSLEKQTLVKFDFEATPPPPPPDLGCTLTIGFWKNHAGFGKQANMVSPLLPIWLGTSGGPKSINVTTNLIAYNILSQNVYGTASNGITKLYAQLLGAKLNLASGASDEPIHTLIMDADAFLANYNYLDWTTLTPTQQQQVLDWQGTLDNYNNGLEGVPHCSD; via the coding sequence ATGGCACGTCTGACGAAAATTATGGCCATCTTTGCGGTTTTGGCTATAATCGTAGTAGGTTGCCAGAATCAGCCGAACAGCACGCTTTCTCCGACTTCTTCTGCAGTCCCCAATATGGCCCCTAAGTTCATTCTTCCGGCGGGCGCGACTCTCGATTCGGCCATATTTTACATCTTTGTCCAGACTCCCACCAATCAGCCGGTCTATCTTTATCGCGTGACCCAGGATTGGGCCGAAATGACCGTCACGTGGAACAATTTCGGCAGCAGCATTGCCCCCGGCGCGTATGGATCATTCATGGCTGACGCTCAAACCTGGCGTTCCGTGGATATCACAGCTCTGGCCGCGGAATGGTTTAATGGCACCTATCCGAATTACGGTTTCCTGTTGAAACAGCTTGATGAGCAATACCCGCGGACCGTCTATCGCAGCCGCGAAAATGTCGCCCTTCAGCCCTATCTGAAGGTCTGCTACACTCTCGATGGCGGCGAAGTTTGCACTCAGGAACTTCCGATTGCCGATGCTGAAATCAATCAGCTCTATCCGAATGATAACTTCGGCTCGCTCATTCTCCTCTATACCGGATGGAATTCTCCGACTTCACTGGAGAAGCAGACTCTGGTGAAATTCGATTTTGAAGCCACCCCTCCTCCCCCTCCTCCGGATCTTGGCTGCACCTTAACCATCGGCTTCTGGAAAAACCATGCCGGCTTCGGCAAGCAGGCCAATATGGTTTCCCCGCTTCTTCCGATCTGGCTCGGTACTTCCGGCGGTCCCAAGAGCATCAATGTAACGACCAATCTGATCGCCTACAATATTCTTTCTCAGAATGTCTATGGAACTGCTTCCAACGGCATTACCAAATTGTATGCTCAGTTACTGGGCGCCAAGTTGAATCTGGCCAGCGGCGCTTCCGATGAACCTATCCATACTCTCATCATGGACGCCGATGCCTTCTTGGCGAATTATAATTATCTCGACTGGACCACCCTGACCCCGACACAGCAGCAGCAGGTGCTGGATTGGCAGGGAACCCTTGATAATTATAACAACGGTTTGGAGGGTGTTCCGCATTGCTCCGACTGA
- the tag gene encoding 3-methyl-adenine DNA glycosylase I, constitutive (Evidence 2a : Function from experimental evidences in other organisms; PubMedId : 3520491, 3536912; Product type e : enzyme): MPLICLSFPEITEIIEDLIAMTGKVKTRCPWPGSPLMIKYHDTEWGTPLHDDRKLFEFLILDGMQAGLTWASILQRRENYRAALDNFDAVKIARYDKRRMEKLLINEGIIRNRKKIESIVTNARAFLKVKKEFGTFDRYIWSFVGGKPIINRFETIKGIPAITEESIAMSKDLKKRGFSFVGPTICYAFMQAAGMVNDHVVDCFRHKEVQKRKRRG; this comes from the coding sequence ATGCCCTTGATATGCCTATCATTTCCTGAAATAACCGAAATAATAGAAGACTTGATAGCGATGACAGGCAAAGTTAAGACGCGCTGTCCCTGGCCGGGAAGTCCGCTCATGATAAAATATCATGACACCGAGTGGGGCACGCCGCTTCATGATGATCGCAAATTGTTTGAATTTCTGATTCTTGACGGAATGCAGGCCGGGCTGACGTGGGCGTCGATATTGCAGAGACGCGAGAACTATAGGGCCGCGCTGGATAATTTCGATGCCGTCAAAATTGCCCGCTATGATAAGCGCCGGATGGAAAAATTGCTGATAAATGAAGGAATTATCCGGAACAGAAAGAAGATTGAGTCAATTGTGACAAATGCCCGGGCTTTTCTTAAAGTAAAAAAGGAATTTGGCACATTCGACCGTTATATCTGGTCCTTTGTGGGCGGCAAACCGATAATCAACCGCTTCGAAACCATTAAGGGCATTCCGGCGATTACGGAGGAATCTATCGCGATGAGCAAAGATCTCAAAAAACGGGGTTTTTCTTTTGTCGGTCCGACCATATGTTATGCTTTCATGCAGGCGGCGGGGATGGTGAATGATCATGTCGTGGATTGTTTCCGGCATAAGGAAGTACAGAAGCGGAAGCGGCGCGGATAA
- a CDS encoding exported hypothetical protein (Evidence 5 : Unknown function) has protein sequence MCLKLGRIALWTASVLIGGWCVTATGAVAQVSARLGIRIDSVAGYPGEQQLRIPVYLTDLGDSVAAFKLNIFIEQPDIMIFNGTGMEMIDTSGTLISGWPTIQAHSLSGTGHDLSIVAMASSVPPGTRVPCIGFPPPPDIPLIKLVANNYDIPDTTTDRSAMIFINLNTDNVQFSTEDGLLIGVKLAAVCDTSWFRCDAWLPPPPDSICLQWSRVSGPPADSIIIDTSYVTVIDTELVTIIPGAMTIHPCGDANGNGFVNILDISHLINSLYRGGAAPVLRETADANGDGIVNIIDVSFLISYLYRSGPVPRYI, from the coding sequence ATGTGTTTGAAACTTGGCAGGATTGCTCTCTGGACCGCATCGGTGCTGATTGGCGGCTGGTGCGTGACTGCGACCGGGGCAGTTGCGCAGGTCTCGGCGCGACTGGGAATAAGAATCGATTCGGTGGCGGGATATCCGGGCGAACAGCAACTCCGGATTCCGGTTTATCTGACCGATTTGGGCGATTCCGTGGCCGCTTTCAAGTTGAACATTTTTATCGAGCAGCCGGATATTATGATTTTCAATGGGACGGGAATGGAAATGATAGATACTTCGGGAACACTTATATCCGGCTGGCCGACGATTCAGGCCCATTCCTTAAGCGGCACCGGCCACGATTTGAGTATCGTGGCGATGGCTTCTTCGGTTCCGCCGGGAACGAGGGTGCCGTGCATCGGTTTTCCCCCTCCTCCCGACATTCCTCTCATAAAACTGGTGGCGAACAATTACGATATTCCGGACACGACGACAGATCGCAGCGCCATGATTTTTATTAATTTGAATACCGACAATGTACAATTCAGCACTGAAGACGGTCTTTTGATCGGTGTCAAACTGGCCGCGGTTTGCGACACATCATGGTTCAGATGCGACGCCTGGTTGCCGCCCCCCCCCGATAGCATTTGCCTCCAGTGGAGCCGGGTATCGGGGCCGCCAGCCGATTCGATTATCATCGATACCAGCTATGTTACGGTAATTGATACGGAGTTGGTTACTATTATTCCCGGCGCGATGACAATCCACCCATGCGGTGATGCCAATGGTAATGGATTTGTTAATATATTGGATATTTCCCATCTGATCAATTCGCTTTATAGAGGCGGGGCGGCTCCGGTTTTGAGAGAGACGGCCGATGCTAATGGCGATGGAATTGTCAATATAATCGATGTCTCATTTTTGATATCATACCTGTACCGAAGCGGACCGGTGCCGCGTTATATTTAA
- a CDS encoding LmbE-like protein has product MDKIKLDVLAIAAHRDDIEITCGGTIIKMVDRGKKVGILDLTAGEMGTKGTAEDRGRESEAAAEIMGLAFRHNLNLPDAGVDVNRENKMQVAQVIRDTLPELVILPYWVQRHPDHLAASLLGYDACFLAGLKKLKLSGEPHRPKKIIYTSSFREGQHSFFVDITDQMDRKLKAVAAYKSQFDGTPSAQQIYKPGVDIFEYMTITARHYGHLVGVKYAEAFAIKENILIEDPSTMPVRSI; this is encoded by the coding sequence ATGGATAAGATAAAGTTGGACGTTCTGGCGATTGCGGCGCATCGCGATGATATCGAAATTACCTGCGGCGGTACTATCATTAAGATGGTCGACCGGGGAAAAAAGGTCGGCATTCTCGATTTGACCGCCGGGGAGATGGGCACCAAAGGAACGGCCGAAGACCGGGGAAGAGAGTCGGAAGCGGCGGCCGAAATAATGGGACTGGCCTTCCGCCATAATTTGAATCTCCCGGATGCCGGAGTGGATGTCAATCGGGAAAACAAGATGCAGGTTGCCCAAGTGATTAGGGACACATTGCCGGAACTGGTCATTCTACCATACTGGGTGCAGCGTCATCCCGATCATCTGGCGGCCTCGCTTCTGGGGTATGATGCTTGTTTTCTGGCCGGTTTGAAGAAACTCAAATTGTCAGGGGAACCGCATCGGCCGAAAAAGATAATATATACATCTTCGTTTCGGGAAGGACAGCATTCTTTCTTTGTCGATATCACGGATCAGATGGATCGCAAGTTGAAAGCCGTGGCCGCGTACAAATCGCAGTTTGACGGAACGCCGTCGGCGCAACAGATTTACAAGCCGGGGGTTGATATCTTCGAATATATGACAATAACAGCGCGTCATTACGGCCATCTGGTGGGGGTGAAGTACGCCGAGGCCTTCGCCATCAAAGAAAATATCCTGATAGAAGATCCCTCCACGATGCCGGTCCGATCGATTTAA
- the ypjH gene encoding Uncharacterized glycosyltransferase YpjH, with protein MNIGITCYPVAGGSGIVATELGQQLAARGHQVHFISYALPFRLDRFQQNLYFHGVETTAYPLFKHPPYTLSLAAKMAEVVCQYNLEILHVHYAVPHATSAFLAKQLITCKIPKIITTLHGTDITLVGADPSYYDITRFSINASDGITAVSAYLAEETRREFKINKDIAVIPNFFDNSRFNPNAQSCKRRSFAEDREPIIAHISNFRPVKRITDVIDIFDRINREIPSKLLLIGEGPDAILARRQTNKRNLADRVVFLGNQDRVEAILPLADLFLLPSEEESFGLAALEALACGVPVIGTLGNGMVEVIENDVSGFLFPVGDTVAMARAGVDLLKDKPRLELFKQKARELSLDRFESSRIIAQYEDYYKEVLNG; from the coding sequence ATGAATATTGGCATAACCTGTTATCCGGTGGCGGGAGGGTCCGGAATTGTCGCTACCGAACTTGGTCAGCAACTGGCGGCAAGGGGCCATCAGGTTCATTTTATAAGTTATGCCCTGCCGTTTCGTCTGGACCGCTTCCAGCAGAATCTCTATTTCCACGGGGTGGAGACGACCGCCTATCCGTTATTCAAACATCCGCCTTACACGCTTTCCCTGGCGGCGAAAATGGCGGAAGTGGTCTGCCAGTACAATTTGGAAATCCTGCATGTTCATTATGCGGTACCTCACGCCACTTCGGCGTTTTTGGCCAAGCAGTTAATCACCTGCAAAATTCCTAAAATTATCACGACCCTTCACGGCACCGATATTACACTGGTCGGCGCCGATCCCTCCTATTATGACATCACCCGCTTTTCGATCAACGCCTCCGACGGCATCACGGCGGTGTCGGCCTATCTGGCCGAAGAGACGCGGCGCGAGTTCAAAATAAATAAGGACATCGCGGTCATCCCGAATTTTTTCGACAACAGCCGCTTTAACCCGAACGCCCAGAGCTGCAAGCGGCGTTCCTTCGCTGAAGATCGGGAACCGATAATCGCGCATATCTCGAATTTCCGGCCGGTGAAAAGAATAACCGATGTGATCGATATTTTTGACAGGATAAATCGCGAAATTCCGTCCAAATTACTCCTTATCGGCGAAGGGCCGGATGCAATTCTGGCCCGGCGGCAGACCAATAAAAGAAATCTGGCCGATCGAGTTGTCTTTCTCGGAAATCAGGACCGCGTGGAAGCGATTCTGCCTCTGGCCGACCTTTTCCTGCTTCCGTCAGAAGAAGAGTCGTTCGGATTGGCGGCACTGGAAGCGTTGGCCTGCGGTGTTCCGGTGATTGGGACCCTGGGTAATGGAATGGTGGAAGTTATTGAAAATGATGTCAGCGGATTTCTATTTCCCGTTGGAGATACGGTAGCGATGGCCCGCGCCGGGGTCGATCTTTTAAAGGACAAACCGAGGCTTGAATTATTCAAACAAAAAGCGAGAGAATTGTCCCTGGACCGGTTTGAATCGTCAAGAATAATCGCTCAATATGAGGATTATTACAAGGAAGTCCTCAATGGATAA
- a CDS encoding conserved hypothetical protein (Evidence 4 : Unknown function but conserved in other organisms), with the protein MKEQSASPSKDFRYSELYLDFLAKKPAMKKFFIAEEPFEVAAKLGRAHLDRDLICNVLVRQNTAFEAKPETFKAIEKLRKEDTLCIFGGQQAGLFGGPLLSLYKAIGLVKHAQLLQKKLHREVIPVFWIASDDHDFNEINHAFVLNQKGEIERLSYDAAPSSAISAAEIIFEDAEPYNLLKGRVEAILGETDFTGELYHRLFTAYRGGNSFAGAFGQYLLDILPDLGLVMFSPADKEVKTASKPFFKKLAEGHFRFREILNETNQELESDGYHLQAEKKETAVNLFLHTPARVPVHYENDAFVFGDKKLGLNGMIDLIDRHPDRFSPDVLARPIWQSYLFPAVAQIGGPSEIAYFAQIGRLFDLFGLVQPYHYARPSLSIVEKRSEDLMAKLELRFNDFTGDVEQLVNRVTERSFPKEMEASLADFKGKFEEAYNEFFAAVRKFDESLEPMGKQTYGKIDFAIGAFEKKIYDHHKRRMVSTRNQIYRLGNNLFPYRNLQERTLNINCYIAKYGFGIVDYIVKEMKVSSTDHQLLYLSGMID; encoded by the coding sequence ATGAAGGAGCAATCGGCCAGCCCGAGTAAAGACTTTCGCTACAGCGAACTTTATCTCGATTTTCTGGCAAAGAAACCGGCGATGAAGAAATTCTTCATCGCCGAGGAGCCGTTCGAAGTGGCGGCCAAACTGGGGCGGGCGCACCTCGACCGCGATTTAATCTGCAATGTTCTGGTGCGGCAGAATACGGCGTTTGAAGCCAAGCCGGAGACATTCAAAGCGATCGAGAAACTGCGCAAAGAAGACACGCTTTGTATCTTCGGGGGGCAACAGGCGGGACTTTTCGGCGGCCCGCTTCTGTCGCTTTATAAGGCTATCGGCCTTGTCAAGCATGCCCAATTACTTCAGAAGAAATTGCATCGCGAGGTGATACCGGTTTTCTGGATCGCCTCCGATGATCATGATTTCAACGAAATAAATCATGCTTTCGTCCTGAACCAGAAGGGGGAAATCGAACGGCTCTCGTACGATGCCGCCCCATCGTCGGCGATCTCGGCGGCCGAGATAATATTTGAAGACGCCGAGCCGTACAATCTCCTGAAGGGGCGGGTTGAGGCTATTCTGGGCGAAACCGATTTTACGGGAGAATTATATCATCGGTTGTTCACCGCCTATAGGGGCGGAAATTCCTTTGCCGGTGCTTTTGGGCAGTATTTGCTGGACATACTTCCGGATCTGGGTCTGGTGATGTTTTCGCCGGCGGACAAAGAGGTCAAGACCGCGTCGAAGCCGTTTTTCAAGAAACTGGCGGAAGGGCATTTCCGATTCCGGGAGATTCTGAACGAAACCAATCAGGAACTGGAAAGTGACGGCTATCATCTTCAGGCCGAGAAGAAAGAGACGGCGGTCAATCTTTTTCTCCATACCCCGGCCCGGGTTCCTGTTCATTACGAAAATGATGCCTTCGTATTCGGCGACAAGAAATTGGGATTGAACGGGATGATTGACTTAATCGACCGTCATCCGGATCGTTTTTCCCCCGATGTTCTGGCCCGGCCGATCTGGCAGTCGTATCTCTTTCCGGCGGTGGCCCAGATCGGCGGACCCTCGGAGATCGCCTATTTCGCGCAGATCGGCAGGTTATTCGACCTGTTTGGACTGGTTCAGCCGTACCATTACGCCCGGCCTTCGCTTAGCATTGTGGAGAAAAGATCGGAAGACTTGATGGCCAAATTGGAGCTGCGATTCAACGATTTTACCGGTGATGTCGAGCAATTGGTGAATCGGGTTACGGAACGCTCCTTTCCGAAAGAGATGGAGGCGTCCCTCGCTGATTTTAAAGGGAAATTCGAAGAGGCATATAACGAGTTTTTCGCCGCGGTCAGGAAATTTGACGAATCTCTGGAACCGATGGGAAAGCAGACTTACGGCAAAATTGATTTCGCAATCGGAGCGTTCGAGAAAAAGATATATGACCACCATAAGCGGCGGATGGTGTCAACGCGCAACCAGATATATCGGCTGGGCAACAATCTTTTTCCCTACCGCAATCTCCAGGAACGAACGCTCAATATCAATTGTTATATTGCCAAATATGGTTTTGGAATTGTTGACTACATAGTCAAGGAAATGAAAGTGTCATCAACGGATCATCAATTGCTTTATTTGTCGGGCATGATCGACTGA
- a CDS encoding Acriflavin resistance protein, translating into MKLAEVAIKRPVFTVMMIMALVVLGYASFSQMSIDLTPDINFPFVTVSTVYQGASAEAMETEVTRKIEDAVNPISGVKHITSYSQEGYSFVFIEFVLEKDPQVAAQEAREKVAAIRGDLPKDIDEPVVAQYDPESAPIISIAITGQRPFRELTTLAEDQIQKQLEAIPGVGSAEIVGGYTRQINIWLDVQKMESYEISVDKVQQALAAANLEIPGGRIDERNTEFLVRTMGRLSKVSQFGDIPIDNPHGQPVYLKNIATVEDGIEEKRSLARVDGKEAITINISKQSGSNTVEVARNVKAAISRIGREIPPDVKIELLADDSTFIEDSIDDVLVNIYYGGLLAILVIFLFLADIRSTIISAVAIPTSIIATFTLMRLLNFTLNMLSLMGLSLAVGLLIDDAIVVIENIFRHMDSGEKPFRAAYNATKEIGLAVMATTFSIVAVFVPVAFMSGIVGRFFYQFGMTVAFAVVVSLFVAFTLTPMLSSRFLKKEGGDVEPPKFAPARAVWKLYRLILKGIAPWNRFFDKVTVWYRTTLGWSLRHRLIVITFAVLSFIFAMFLIKFVGVEFMPQTDQGRVSVDFETPPGTDLQLTSARAAQMEKIISKFPGVELMFTTIGSGQNPVNVGNIYVKLVDKSNRPYSALEMVDQIRQAILAVPGVKIAVSAGRGEGGQSKQVEVSIRGLDLDILSQISDKVEAIVRKTPGTVDVDNNLEKAKPELRISVDRGLANDLGLNVYDIAASTRNLVDGEVVSRYKDGDKEYDVRIRLKEGDRESAEDIGRLIIASKKDVTGMRTFLVPLSNVAQLEKTASVGKFNRYDRLREVKVSSNVTGNYFSGSVTNQVIAEASKINLPPGYYIGKTGFGEMQDESFANIFTALALAIIFVYLLLASQFESFFDPFSIMFSLPLSMVGAIVALLVFRNSISIISLIGIIMLMGLVTKNAILLIDFVKQNRRRGVERTEAILIAGPIRLRPILMTTFAMIFGMLPLALGIGSGAEFRAPMGRAVIGGLISSTLLTLVVVPVIYTVIDDIVAYFLGHETVQVEKEDFADEGAIGQPE; encoded by the coding sequence TTGAAATTAGCAGAAGTTGCCATAAAGCGGCCGGTCTTTACGGTCATGATGATTATGGCGCTGGTCGTGCTCGGTTACGCCTCCTTCAGCCAGATGAGTATTGACCTGACGCCGGACATCAATTTTCCTTTCGTTACGGTCTCTACGGTTTACCAGGGGGCAAGCGCCGAAGCGATGGAAACGGAGGTGACCCGCAAGATTGAGGACGCGGTCAACCCGATATCCGGCGTGAAGCACATTACCTCTTATTCGCAGGAAGGTTACTCGTTCGTTTTTATCGAATTCGTTCTGGAAAAAGATCCGCAGGTGGCGGCCCAGGAAGCACGCGAGAAGGTAGCGGCCATTAGGGGAGATTTGCCAAAAGATATCGACGAGCCGGTTGTCGCCCAGTATGACCCGGAAAGCGCCCCGATCATTTCCATCGCCATTACCGGGCAACGCCCGTTTCGCGAATTAACGACCCTTGCCGAAGATCAAATTCAGAAACAACTGGAGGCGATTCCCGGGGTAGGTTCGGCGGAAATCGTGGGGGGTTATACCCGTCAAATAAATATCTGGCTGGATGTCCAGAAAATGGAATCGTACGAGATATCGGTCGATAAGGTGCAACAGGCCCTGGCGGCGGCCAATCTGGAAATTCCCGGCGGACGAATCGATGAGCGCAATACCGAGTTTTTGGTCCGTACCATGGGACGATTGAGCAAAGTCTCCCAATTCGGCGATATTCCTATCGACAATCCTCATGGTCAGCCGGTCTATTTAAAAAATATCGCTACGGTTGAAGACGGTATCGAAGAAAAGCGTTCCCTGGCGCGAGTTGACGGGAAAGAAGCCATTACCATCAACATATCCAAGCAGTCCGGCTCCAATACGGTGGAAGTGGCACGCAATGTCAAAGCGGCGATAAGTCGTATCGGGAGGGAGATACCGCCGGATGTCAAAATTGAGTTACTGGCCGACGACTCCACATTTATTGAGGACTCGATTGATGATGTTCTGGTGAATATTTACTATGGCGGTCTTCTGGCGATTCTCGTCATATTTTTATTCCTCGCCGATATTCGCTCAACCATAATATCCGCGGTAGCGATTCCGACTTCGATTATTGCCACCTTCACCCTCATGCGGCTTTTGAATTTCACGTTGAACATGCTTTCCCTGATGGGCCTGTCGCTGGCGGTGGGGCTTTTGATTGACGATGCCATTGTGGTGATTGAAAATATTTTTCGACATATGGATTCCGGCGAAAAACCGTTCCGGGCAGCCTATAACGCGACCAAGGAAATCGGACTGGCCGTCATGGCGACCACATTCTCGATCGTGGCCGTATTTGTACCGGTGGCCTTTATGAGTGGTATTGTGGGGCGCTTTTTCTACCAGTTCGGGATGACGGTCGCTTTTGCGGTGGTGGTTTCGCTTTTCGTGGCTTTCACATTAACGCCGATGCTGTCCTCGCGATTTCTGAAAAAAGAAGGGGGGGATGTAGAACCGCCGAAATTTGCACCGGCGCGGGCGGTCTGGAAATTGTATCGGTTGATTTTAAAAGGAATCGCCCCATGGAACAGGTTCTTTGATAAGGTAACGGTTTGGTATCGCACGACTTTGGGCTGGTCGTTGAGACATCGGCTGATAGTCATCACTTTTGCCGTCTTGAGTTTTATTTTTGCCATGTTTCTTATCAAGTTTGTCGGGGTGGAATTCATGCCGCAGACGGATCAGGGAAGAGTATCGGTTGATTTTGAAACTCCCCCCGGAACCGATCTGCAGTTGACATCGGCCCGAGCGGCGCAGATGGAGAAAATTATATCGAAGTTCCCCGGTGTGGAGTTGATGTTTACCACTATCGGATCGGGTCAGAATCCTGTCAATGTCGGAAATATCTATGTCAAACTTGTTGACAAGTCGAATCGGCCATATTCCGCGCTGGAGATGGTCGACCAGATTCGGCAGGCAATTTTGGCAGTCCCCGGCGTCAAAATAGCCGTCTCTGCCGGTCGGGGGGAGGGCGGTCAGTCGAAGCAGGTGGAAGTCTCTATACGCGGGCTGGATCTGGACATATTGAGTCAAATTTCCGATAAGGTGGAGGCAATCGTCCGAAAGACCCCGGGAACGGTCGACGTTGATAATAATCTGGAAAAGGCCAAGCCGGAATTGCGCATTTCGGTCGATCGCGGGCTGGCCAATGATTTGGGGCTCAATGTCTATGATATTGCCGCCAGTACCCGTAACCTGGTCGACGGGGAAGTGGTCTCTCGATACAAAGATGGTGACAAAGAATATGATGTCAGGATCAGATTAAAGGAAGGGGACCGCGAATCGGCCGAGGATATTGGCCGATTGATAATCGCCAGCAAGAAAGACGTGACGGGAATGCGGACTTTTCTGGTGCCCCTGTCCAATGTCGCTCAGTTAGAGAAAACAGCTTCGGTCGGGAAGTTTAACCGCTATGATCGCCTCAGGGAAGTCAAGGTAAGCAGTAATGTCACCGGCAATTATTTCTCCGGAAGTGTGACCAATCAAGTGATTGCCGAGGCCAGCAAAATAAATCTTCCGCCCGGATATTATATCGGCAAGACCGGTTTCGGTGAGATGCAGGACGAGTCCTTCGCCAATATTTTCACGGCCCTGGCGCTGGCGATAATCTTTGTCTATCTTTTATTGGCGTCGCAGTTCGAGTCGTTTTTTGACCCATTCTCGATCATGTTTTCGCTGCCGCTTTCGATGGTCGGGGCCATTGTGGCGCTTTTGGTATTTCGCAATTCCATATCGATTATCTCGCTTATCGGTATAATAATGCTAATGGGTCTGGTTACCAAAAACGCAATTTTGCTGATAGATTTCGTGAAACAGAATCGACGCCGCGGGGTGGAGCGGACGGAGGCGATTTTAATTGCCGGCCCGATCCGGTTAAGGCCTATTTTAATGACGACATTTGCCATGATTTTCGGTATGTTGCCTTTGGCCCTGGGAATCGGCTCGGGGGCGGAATTCCGCGCCCCAATGGGCCGGGCGGTGATTGGCGGACTGATAAGCTCGACCCTCTTGACCCTGGTCGTGGTGCCGGTCATATATACTGTCATCGATGATATCGTGGCGTATTTCCTAGGTCATGAAACGGTGCAGGTAGAAAAGGAAGATTTTGCCGATGAAGGAGCAATCGGCCAGCCCGAGTAA
- a CDS encoding putative Efflux transporter, RND family, MFP subunit (Evidence 3 : Putative function from multiple computational evidences) yields MRNYMSLSGKKIWGATVISIISLIAGCSGGNQNGAASQLTISVKGELIVPASRELTRTFTGSLEGEKQAVILAKISEAVEKIYVHEGNNVRAGDLIVSLDKSGPTSNYLQAMSVFKNSEKNYNKMKTLYDQGAISEYQFDGAKTDYEVSRANYEAAEQMVDLSSPISGTVTAVDVSLGQYVAPGIKVATIAQIDRLRMKFGVSSVDIGYFNIGADVRVKVEAESLLVGTGKVVAVAKSADPVTRTFEIEVEVENSAHQFKPGMFAKCDIIIGRYDNVVIAPRTAVLSRGGKDLVFVYSGGKSVAKEVVRGVDFNGVMGIKSGLEPGDTLIIVGQDYAVDGGAVKLAAFVGADGKEIEL; encoded by the coding sequence ATGAGGAACTATATGTCTTTATCGGGAAAGAAAATTTGGGGTGCCACGGTAATATCGATAATTTCTTTAATTGCCGGCTGTTCGGGCGGCAATCAGAACGGCGCCGCAAGTCAGCTGACAATATCGGTCAAGGGGGAATTGATTGTCCCGGCTTCGCGGGAATTAACCAGGACTTTCACGGGATCGCTCGAAGGGGAGAAACAGGCTGTGATTTTGGCCAAGATTTCGGAGGCAGTCGAGAAGATATATGTCCATGAAGGCAACAATGTCAGAGCCGGAGATCTCATTGTCAGCCTGGATAAATCAGGTCCGACTTCCAATTACTTGCAGGCGATGTCGGTTTTCAAAAATTCGGAAAAGAATTACAATAAAATGAAAACCCTGTATGATCAAGGCGCCATATCGGAATACCAGTTCGACGGAGCCAAAACCGATTATGAGGTTTCCAGGGCCAATTATGAGGCGGCCGAGCAAATGGTTGATCTCAGTTCCCCAATTTCCGGAACGGTGACCGCCGTTGATGTCTCTCTGGGTCAGTATGTAGCGCCGGGAATCAAGGTCGCGACAATCGCTCAGATCGATCGATTGAGGATGAAATTCGGCGTTTCCAGTGTCGATATCGGATATTTCAATATCGGGGCTGATGTTAGAGTCAAGGTTGAAGCGGAGTCGCTTCTGGTCGGCACGGGAAAAGTGGTTGCCGTGGCGAAATCGGCCGATCCGGTTACCCGGACCTTTGAAATAGAGGTTGAAGTAGAAAACAGCGCCCATCAATTCAAACCGGGGATGTTCGCCAAGTGCGACATTATCATCGGCCGCTACGACAATGTTGTTATCGCTCCGCGGACGGCGGTCCTCAGCCGGGGAGGAAAGGACCTGGTCTTTGTTTACAGCGGCGGAAAGTCGGTGGCGAAAGAAGTCGTCCGAGGTGTCGATTTCAACGGCGTGATGGGAATTAAAAGCGGTTTGGAGCCGGGCGACACGTTAATAATCGTGGGGCAGGATTACGCCGTTGACGGAGGCGCCGTAAAATTGGCCGCCTTTGTCGGAGCCGACGGGAAGGAGATCGAGCTTTGA